From the Sphingomonas aliaeris genome, one window contains:
- a CDS encoding ATPase domain-containing protein, producing the protein MKTSMESIAPTGIDGLDDILNGGFTPERLYLIEGTPGTGKTTLGLGFLLRGAKDGQSGLYITLAETEVELRAVAETHGWSLDPITIFEMVPADGLGDDHEQTLLHPSEVELGETVRAIMAKVDELRPARVIIDSLSELRLLAQSPVRYRRQILALKHYFSTRQCTVLILDDKSASGSDLQLHSIAHGVISLEQILSGFGAQRRRMHVVKMRGVRYRGGYHDFEIQPGGLCIYPRLVAAEHGVAHEMPFVSTGSAAFDALLGGGWCPEPPRC; encoded by the coding sequence GTGAAGACTTCGATGGAGAGCATCGCCCCGACCGGAATCGACGGTCTGGACGATATCCTGAACGGCGGTTTCACCCCGGAGCGTTTGTATCTGATCGAGGGTACGCCCGGGACGGGCAAGACGACGCTGGGGCTCGGATTCCTCCTGCGGGGCGCGAAGGACGGTCAGTCCGGCCTATACATCACGCTCGCCGAGACCGAGGTCGAACTGCGCGCCGTGGCGGAAACGCATGGCTGGTCGCTGGATCCGATCACGATCTTCGAGATGGTGCCCGCCGACGGGTTGGGCGACGATCACGAACAGACGTTGTTGCATCCGAGCGAAGTCGAACTTGGCGAGACCGTCCGGGCGATCATGGCGAAGGTCGATGAACTGCGGCCCGCCCGGGTGATTATCGACAGTCTGTCCGAACTGCGTCTGCTCGCGCAAAGCCCGGTGCGCTATCGACGCCAGATCCTCGCGCTGAAGCACTATTTCTCGACGCGTCAGTGCACCGTGCTGATCCTCGACGACAAGAGCGCCTCGGGTAGCGACCTGCAACTGCACAGCATCGCGCACGGCGTGATCTCGCTGGAACAGATATTGTCCGGTTTCGGTGCGCAGCGTCGACGGATGCATGTCGTGAAGATGCGCGGCGTGCGGTATCGCGGCGGATATCATGATTTCGAGATTCAACCGGGAGGGCTGTGCATCTATCCCCGTCTGGTCGCGGCGGAACATGGCGTGGCGCACGAAATGCCGTTCGTCTCCACCGGATCGGCGGCGTTCGACGCTTTGCTGGGCGGGGGCTGGTGCCCGGAACCGCCACGTTGCTGA
- the treA gene encoding alpha,alpha-trehalase TreA → MIVAIPSNLFGSLFVAVQERRLFADSKTFADAVPLRSAADIMSNWADRADMNDEELRAFVVRNFDLPTEREMPARDRLPLADHIHALWDDLTRETVTTPAGSSALSLPRPYVVPGGRFRELYYWDSYFTMLGLARSGRQDLVEDMIADFGSLIERYGHIPNGTRSYYLSRSHPPFFHLMAGLSRDDSVAGRQQRLAWMTAEHSYWMSGADEIAPGGEHARVVRLKDGVLLNRYWDDSAQPRDESWIEDVDLAREAPGRAAADVWRDLRAAAESGWDFSSRWLGDGRTLATIRTTRIVPVDLNSLLYGLERSIAGAHDAAGDADLATRFSARAAARQAAIETHLWSDASNHYADYDLDAQAPIDRPSAAMAFPLFAGIARDDRAKSTAEAIGRLLAPGGLNTSDIATGQQWDAPNGWAPLQWIAVAGLARYGEDRIAAEIAARWLATVERQYLATGQLFEKYDVETGLAGGGGEYAVATGFGWTNGVTLEMMAMQPERER, encoded by the coding sequence ATGATTGTCGCCATTCCGTCCAATTTGTTCGGCAGCCTGTTCGTCGCGGTTCAGGAACGCCGTCTGTTCGCGGATTCCAAGACCTTTGCCGATGCCGTGCCGCTCCGGTCCGCAGCGGACATCATGTCGAATTGGGCAGACAGGGCCGACATGAACGACGAGGAGCTTCGCGCCTTCGTCGTGCGCAATTTCGATCTGCCGACGGAGCGCGAGATGCCGGCGCGCGATCGGTTGCCGCTGGCCGACCATATTCACGCTTTGTGGGACGATCTCACGCGCGAGACGGTCACTACGCCGGCCGGTTCCTCGGCGCTGTCGCTGCCACGGCCCTATGTCGTGCCGGGCGGGCGGTTCCGCGAACTCTATTACTGGGACAGCTACTTCACGATGCTGGGGCTGGCGCGGTCGGGGCGGCAGGATCTGGTCGAGGACATGATCGCCGATTTCGGCAGCCTGATCGAGCGGTACGGCCATATCCCGAACGGTACGCGCAGTTACTATCTCAGCCGGTCGCATCCGCCATTCTTCCACCTGATGGCCGGTTTGTCGCGCGACGATAGCGTGGCTGGCCGGCAGCAGCGTCTGGCGTGGATGACGGCCGAGCATTCCTACTGGATGTCCGGAGCGGACGAGATCGCGCCCGGCGGCGAACATGCCCGCGTGGTGCGTCTGAAGGATGGCGTGCTGCTCAACCGCTATTGGGACGACAGCGCCCAGCCACGCGACGAATCCTGGATCGAGGATGTCGATCTTGCGCGCGAGGCACCGGGTCGTGCGGCGGCTGACGTCTGGCGCGATCTTCGCGCCGCCGCGGAAAGCGGATGGGATTTCAGTTCGCGCTGGTTGGGCGACGGACGAACCCTGGCCACGATCCGGACCACGCGCATCGTTCCGGTCGATCTGAACAGCCTGTTATACGGCCTGGAACGATCCATCGCCGGTGCTCATGACGCGGCGGGCGACGCCGACCTGGCGACGAGGTTCTCTGCACGGGCCGCAGCACGGCAGGCGGCGATCGAAACGCATCTGTGGAGCGATGCGTCGAACCACTATGCGGATTACGACCTTGATGCGCAGGCGCCGATCGATCGGCCCAGTGCAGCGATGGCCTTCCCTCTGTTCGCCGGGATCGCCCGAGACGATCGTGCGAAAAGCACGGCCGAGGCCATCGGGCGCCTGCTCGCACCCGGCGGGCTCAACACCAGCGATATCGCGACGGGGCAGCAATGGGATGCACCGAACGGCTGGGCGCCCTTGCAATGGATCGCCGTGGCGGGATTGGCGCGGTACGGCGAGGATCGTATTGCCGCCGAGATTGCTGCACGGTGGCTGGCGACCGTCGAGCGGCAATATCTTGCGACCGGGCAGCTCTTCGAGAAATACGACGTCGAGACGGGGCTTGCCGGCGGGGGTGGCGAATATGCCGTCGCGACCGGTTTCGGCTGGACCAATGGCGTGACGCTGGAGATGATGGCGATGCAGCCGGAAAGAGAGCGCTGA
- a CDS encoding MFS transporter, translated as MTRLRTLIALGLTYALLGILMNSVGVVILQSIRHFGTSKPGGSTLEACKDLSVVAASFLLATRIPAYGYRRALIGVMAAIAVACVAASFAQAFVAMQILFVVTGLAFGIAKVSTYAAIGLLARDPADHASITGIIEGVFMVGLLAGVWLFGWFVGTDDSGRDWLHVYWVLAALCTVASLLWWATPLDESAAIVNSEDTPSGWREMLSLAALPATIAFLAGIFCYVLLEQSVGTWLPTFNNEVLHLPPAMSVQMSSIFVGALAFGRLVSGIVLRRFDWLPVLLGCLACVALLIVATLPATQGLVARPDVTWTTAPIAAFLFPLLGVFLAPIYPTLCSIVLSALPKHRHAAMIGMIVVFSALGGTIGSFLTGLLFQHVSGQIAFYFALVPIALIAIALGFIRRSLGKSVAA; from the coding sequence ATGACACGATTGCGCACCCTGATCGCGCTGGGGCTGACCTACGCGCTGCTCGGCATATTGATGAACAGCGTCGGCGTGGTGATCCTGCAATCAATCCGCCATTTCGGGACGAGCAAGCCGGGCGGCTCGACGTTGGAAGCATGTAAGGACCTGTCGGTCGTGGCCGCGTCGTTCCTGCTGGCAACGCGCATCCCGGCCTACGGATATCGCCGCGCATTGATCGGCGTCATGGCGGCGATCGCGGTCGCCTGTGTCGCGGCTTCGTTTGCGCAGGCATTCGTTGCGATGCAGATTTTGTTCGTCGTCACCGGGCTGGCATTCGGTATCGCGAAAGTATCGACTTATGCCGCGATCGGATTGCTCGCGCGCGACCCCGCGGACCATGCCAGCATCACCGGGATCATCGAGGGCGTTTTCATGGTCGGGCTGCTGGCGGGGGTATGGCTGTTCGGCTGGTTCGTCGGCACGGACGACTCCGGCCGGGACTGGCTGCACGTCTATTGGGTACTCGCGGCGCTTTGCACGGTGGCGAGCCTGCTGTGGTGGGCCACTCCACTCGACGAGTCTGCGGCGATCGTAAATTCGGAGGACACGCCCAGCGGCTGGCGCGAGATGCTGTCGCTGGCCGCCTTGCCCGCGACCATCGCGTTCCTCGCCGGCATATTCTGCTACGTTCTGCTGGAACAGAGCGTCGGCACGTGGTTGCCGACCTTCAATAACGAAGTGCTGCACCTGCCACCGGCGATGAGCGTGCAGATGTCGAGCATTTTCGTGGGCGCGCTCGCCTTTGGGCGGCTCGTTTCGGGAATTGTCCTGCGGCGGTTCGACTGGCTGCCCGTATTGCTTGGGTGCCTGGCATGCGTGGCGCTGCTGATCGTCGCGACGCTGCCGGCCACGCAAGGATTGGTCGCGCGTCCCGACGTGACGTGGACGACCGCTCCGATCGCGGCATTCCTGTTCCCGCTGCTGGGCGTGTTCCTGGCCCCGATCTACCCGACCTTGTGCTCGATCGTGCTCAGCGCGCTGCCCAAGCATCGTCATGCCGCGATGATCGGGATGATCGTGGTCTTCTCCGCGCTTGGTGGCACGATCGGTTCGTTCCTGACCGGACTGCTGTTCCAACATGTTTCGGGACAGATCGCCTTCTACTTCGCGCTGGTGCCGATCGCCCTGATCGCGATCGCGCTCGGGTTCATTCGCCGGTCGCTCGGCAAGAGCGTGGCGGCGTGA
- a CDS encoding sulfatase family protein — protein MDRRSVLLGASLLGAAALVDGKAAMAAASPKPQRNVLLLISDDQGSDLGCYGTPIRTPRIDRFARESTRFTNGFAAVSSCSPSRAVINTGLFTHQNGMYGLQHDVHHQSLLDGIETLPGMLRRAGYATALVGKKHVGPDSAFPYEVELVPERSGIRDVRELAIAASSFIRSSDDRPFFVTVAYSDPHRAAVDYGNDRTWPGVKAAVYDPAKVPIPSHLPDLPAVRQDLAEYYESLSRLDSGVGMILDDLVATGRAEDTLVIFCSDNGRPFPGAKTNLYDPGLHLPLIVRAPGRTGSVNSAMVSWVDIAPTILDFAGVAPPTAYPLSGTSLLPLLGTNEGTGRDTIFASHDFHEINQYYPMRSVRTRTHSYILNLAYPLDYPIAGDVAGSPSWKAIAADPATRLGKRTQSAYLKRPAEELYDLTRDPEELVNVIADPAYASVLADLRGRLQAMRAATKDPWLAGQTDPYAHVGHST, from the coding sequence ATGGATCGGCGTTCCGTACTGCTCGGCGCATCGTTGCTCGGCGCCGCCGCCCTGGTCGATGGCAAGGCCGCGATGGCGGCTGCATCGCCGAAGCCGCAGCGCAACGTGCTGCTGCTGATCTCCGACGATCAGGGCTCGGACCTTGGCTGCTACGGCACGCCGATCCGCACCCCGCGCATCGACCGCTTCGCGCGTGAAAGCACGCGCTTCACCAATGGTTTCGCTGCGGTATCGTCGTGCAGCCCGAGCCGCGCGGTCATCAACACCGGGCTCTTCACGCACCAGAACGGCATGTACGGGCTGCAGCACGACGTGCATCACCAGTCGTTGCTGGACGGCATAGAGACGTTGCCGGGCATGCTGCGCCGTGCCGGCTATGCAACCGCCTTAGTGGGCAAGAAGCATGTCGGACCGGACAGCGCCTTTCCGTACGAAGTCGAACTGGTGCCCGAGCGTTCGGGCATCCGCGACGTGCGCGAACTGGCGATCGCGGCATCGAGTTTCATCCGATCATCCGACGACCGGCCGTTCTTCGTAACGGTGGCCTATAGCGACCCGCACCGCGCCGCGGTCGACTATGGCAACGATCGCACCTGGCCGGGCGTGAAGGCGGCGGTCTACGATCCGGCCAAGGTGCCGATCCCCTCGCACTTGCCGGATCTGCCCGCCGTTCGTCAGGACCTCGCGGAATATTACGAGTCGCTTAGCCGGCTCGATAGCGGGGTCGGCATGATTCTGGACGATCTGGTTGCGACGGGGCGCGCGGAGGATACGCTCGTGATCTTCTGCAGCGACAACGGTCGGCCGTTTCCGGGCGCGAAGACCAATCTCTACGACCCGGGATTGCATCTGCCGCTGATCGTCCGGGCGCCGGGACGGACCGGCAGCGTCAACAGCGCCATGGTCAGCTGGGTCGATATCGCGCCGACGATTCTGGACTTTGCCGGCGTCGCGCCGCCGACCGCCTATCCACTATCGGGCACCTCGCTGCTGCCCCTGCTGGGGACCAACGAGGGAACCGGGCGCGATACTATCTTCGCCAGCCACGACTTCCACGAGATCAACCAATATTACCCGATGCGCAGCGTGCGGACGCGCACCCATAGTTATATCCTCAATCTGGCCTACCCGCTGGATTACCCGATTGCAGGCGACGTCGCCGGTTCGCCAAGCTGGAAGGCGATAGCGGCGGATCCTGCCACTCGCCTGGGCAAGCGGACGCAATCGGCCTATCTCAAGCGCCCGGCCGAAGAACTGTACGATCTGACACGCGACCCGGAGGAACTCGTCAACGTCATCGCCGATCCCGCCTACGCGAGCGTCCTCGCCGATCTGCGCGGGCGCCTTCAGGCGATGCGGGCGGCAACGAAGGATCCGTGGCTTGCGGGGCAGACCGATCCCTATGCGCATGTCGGGCATAGTACATGA
- a CDS encoding TonB-dependent receptor, producing MFRHAMLMVGVAPLALIAATAQAQIVPSSEPTATTPATDQATAAEPDQEIIVVGTAGGGTRRQDAAFAVTTISNEAIARAAPNSTADLLRTVPGISAESSGGQNGANIFVRGYPSGGDAQFVTFQVAGVPVFPPSTLSFLENSQLIRLDETVQRVEAVRGGTGSLFSNGQPGLTVNVVQRTGGKDFHGLAKVSYTDFDEIRGDAWVSGPLGEDTGFMVGGYYAQGNGLRDPQFRAEKGGQVTANIHHDFGNKGSVEVYARYLNDRGQWLLPIPIVVGAGGKISEYPGFDHGSGALAGRETRITTNVAGQRVDLADGRGAKVINTGLSFDYELADGLRFRERMSYLGGRADTTGLVPSDAPISAAQMAINLGGAGSTVNRLSYVNGGGTVTTGAGTQVLRAGIWTVDKKLTSYVADTAMEWSTGSNKLTGGFYYANYTTRDTWALGNQVLLAAEPNARLLNLTLDGGRTATQNGFTSGPGFIVNAYYEGSDYAAYGVDEFQITPELRVDGGVRWQQHVVDGTIRTPAAATVNLDGNALTLYDNAVSVFGSPRQVNYNKSEWSWTAGVNYDFTRQIGAFARYSRGNSFPQFDNLREGLTNVSQVDTYEGGVKVSTSLLNLYATVFHNKFGGLATVNLVSTPTNPTPTPVTAVGGAKATGVEMEGVLRPFRGFSLTAAGTYLDATYRGFFTGNGAINNTGNRVQRQPRWTWRVTPALDVDVGGFKPSLFATLQYTGDRFSDPENQQVLPNFYQLDAGVSVDISDRLRLAVTGNNLTDELGLTEGNPRIIGGQGTGAILARPILGRSFRFSASAKF from the coding sequence ATGTTTCGTCATGCCATGCTGATGGTCGGCGTTGCACCGCTGGCACTGATCGCCGCGACCGCGCAGGCTCAGATCGTTCCATCGTCCGAACCGACCGCGACGACGCCTGCGACCGATCAGGCGACGGCGGCCGAGCCCGACCAGGAAATCATCGTCGTCGGCACCGCAGGTGGTGGCACGCGTCGTCAGGACGCGGCTTTCGCCGTCACCACGATCAGCAATGAGGCGATCGCACGCGCCGCCCCGAACAGCACGGCCGATTTGTTGCGCACGGTTCCCGGCATCAGCGCGGAAAGCTCGGGCGGGCAGAATGGTGCGAACATCTTCGTGCGCGGCTACCCATCGGGCGGCGATGCGCAGTTCGTGACGTTCCAGGTCGCGGGCGTGCCGGTTTTCCCACCATCGACCTTGTCGTTCCTCGAAAACTCCCAGCTGATTCGGCTGGATGAGACGGTCCAGCGCGTCGAAGCGGTTCGTGGCGGCACGGGGTCGCTCTTCTCGAATGGCCAGCCTGGCCTGACCGTCAACGTCGTCCAGCGCACCGGTGGGAAGGATTTCCACGGCCTGGCCAAGGTGTCCTACACCGACTTCGACGAAATCCGCGGCGATGCATGGGTTTCCGGCCCGCTCGGGGAAGATACCGGCTTCATGGTCGGCGGCTATTATGCCCAGGGGAATGGCCTGCGCGATCCGCAGTTCCGTGCCGAAAAGGGCGGCCAGGTCACCGCGAACATCCATCACGACTTCGGCAACAAGGGGTCGGTAGAGGTCTATGCTCGCTATTTGAACGATCGCGGCCAGTGGTTGCTGCCGATCCCGATCGTCGTCGGCGCCGGCGGCAAGATCAGCGAATATCCCGGTTTCGATCACGGCTCCGGCGCACTTGCCGGTCGCGAGACGCGGATCACGACCAACGTTGCGGGCCAGCGCGTCGATCTGGCGGACGGTCGCGGCGCGAAGGTGATCAACACCGGGCTGTCGTTCGACTATGAACTCGCCGACGGGCTGCGCTTCCGCGAACGGATGAGCTATCTCGGCGGACGGGCCGACACGACCGGGCTGGTCCCGTCCGACGCGCCGATCTCCGCCGCGCAGATGGCGATCAACCTCGGCGGTGCGGGCTCCACGGTCAACCGTCTGTCCTACGTCAATGGCGGCGGCACCGTGACGACCGGCGCGGGGACGCAGGTCCTGCGTGCCGGCATCTGGACAGTCGACAAGAAGCTGACTTCCTATGTCGCGGATACCGCGATGGAATGGTCGACTGGATCGAACAAACTGACCGGCGGCTTCTATTATGCCAACTATACGACGCGCGACACTTGGGCACTTGGTAACCAGGTGCTGCTCGCGGCCGAGCCGAATGCACGTCTGCTCAACCTGACGCTGGATGGTGGGCGCACCGCAACGCAGAACGGCTTCACGAGCGGCCCGGGCTTCATCGTCAACGCCTATTACGAAGGCTCCGACTATGCCGCATATGGTGTCGACGAGTTCCAGATCACGCCGGAACTGCGCGTCGACGGCGGCGTGCGCTGGCAGCAGCATGTGGTAGACGGAACGATCCGCACGCCAGCCGCCGCAACGGTCAATCTGGATGGCAACGCGCTGACGTTGTACGACAATGCCGTATCGGTCTTCGGTTCGCCGCGCCAGGTGAACTATAATAAGAGCGAGTGGTCGTGGACGGCGGGTGTGAATTACGATTTCACTCGTCAGATCGGTGCCTTCGCACGCTACAGCCGCGGCAACAGCTTCCCGCAGTTCGACAATCTGCGCGAAGGCCTGACCAACGTGTCGCAAGTCGATACGTATGAAGGCGGCGTGAAGGTTTCGACCAGCTTGCTCAACCTCTACGCCACCGTGTTCCATAACAAGTTCGGTGGGCTCGCGACGGTCAACCTCGTGTCCACGCCGACCAATCCTACCCCTACGCCGGTCACTGCCGTCGGTGGGGCAAAGGCGACGGGCGTCGAGATGGAAGGCGTGCTGCGTCCGTTCCGCGGCTTCAGCCTGACCGCAGCCGGCACGTACCTGGATGCGACCTATCGCGGCTTCTTCACGGGCAATGGTGCGATCAACAACACCGGTAACCGGGTGCAGCGTCAGCCGCGCTGGACGTGGCGCGTGACCCCGGCGCTGGACGTGGATGTCGGCGGCTTCAAGCCGTCGCTGTTCGCCACCTTGCAATATACCGGTGATCGCTTCTCCGATCCGGAAAACCAGCAGGTCCTGCCCAATTTCTATCAGCTGGATGCGGGCGTCTCGGTCGACATCTCGGACCGCCTGCGCCTCGCGGTCACGGGCAACAACCTGACCGACGAACTCGGCCTGACCGAAGGCAACCCGCGCATCATCGGCGGGCAGGGTACGGGCGCGATCCTGGCGCGTCCGATCTTGGGGCGGTCGTTCCGCTTCTCCGCTTCGGCGAAGTTCTAA
- a CDS encoding LacI family DNA-binding transcriptional regulator — translation MVDDNDDSRADYGLRRGGTSRPTMHDIARLANVSTPTVSRVLNGSSLVTAETRDRVLEVAKTHGYAVNRNAQKLRNARTNTIAVMLDFGSHRHGAIGDPFIFELLAGVSEALSIRDQDLLLSPPGLQSARDFRDFFRARGADGFIVLGQGTRDDMLRTLARESIPLVVWGAVAPDAPYCAVGSDNLEGGTLAGRHFLARQRKRWLFIGDTRHEELRLRYEGLRLAAKDREDVTIDLLPIASMAFTATAQAVTAHLDTVDRPDAVFAFSDTAAMAALGAFRASGLCAPGDLSLVGYNNIPPAAHFSPAITTIDQKTDLAGALLVEKLMQQIDGGRPTSVVLPTDIVVRET, via the coding sequence ATGGTCGATGACAACGATGACAGCAGGGCAGATTACGGACTTCGGCGCGGCGGCACTTCGCGCCCGACGATGCACGACATCGCTCGCCTCGCGAACGTTTCCACCCCGACCGTTTCGCGCGTGCTGAATGGCAGTTCGCTGGTCACCGCCGAAACGCGCGATCGCGTTCTGGAAGTCGCCAAGACGCATGGCTACGCCGTCAACCGTAACGCACAAAAGCTTCGCAATGCCCGCACCAATACGATCGCGGTGATGCTGGACTTCGGCTCGCATCGCCACGGCGCGATCGGCGACCCCTTCATCTTCGAACTTCTGGCCGGTGTTTCCGAGGCGCTCTCGATCCGCGATCAGGATTTGCTGCTTTCGCCGCCCGGCCTGCAAAGCGCACGCGATTTTCGCGATTTCTTTCGCGCGCGCGGGGCCGACGGGTTTATCGTACTAGGCCAGGGCACGCGCGACGACATGCTGCGAACGCTGGCCCGGGAAAGCATTCCGCTCGTCGTTTGGGGGGCGGTTGCGCCCGACGCTCCATATTGCGCGGTCGGCAGCGACAATCTGGAGGGCGGGACGCTGGCGGGCCGCCACTTCCTCGCCCGCCAGCGCAAACGGTGGCTATTCATCGGGGACACCCGGCACGAGGAACTGCGCCTGCGGTACGAAGGATTACGCCTCGCCGCGAAGGACCGGGAAGATGTAACGATCGACCTGCTGCCGATAGCGTCGATGGCCTTCACCGCGACGGCGCAGGCAGTTACCGCGCACCTCGACACGGTTGATCGTCCGGACGCGGTGTTCGCCTTTTCGGACACGGCGGCGATGGCTGCGCTCGGCGCGTTCCGGGCGTCGGGCCTCTGCGCGCCGGGGGATCTCTCGCTCGTCGGATATAACAATATCCCGCCAGCGGCGCATTTCAGTCCAGCGATAACGACGATCGATCAGAAGACCGATCTAGCTGGGGCGTTGCTGGTCGAAAAGCTGATGCAACAGATCGATGGTGGCCGCCCGACATCGGTCGTCCTGCCGACCGACATCGTCGTGCGGGAAACCTGA
- a CDS encoding alpha/beta hydrolase, producing the protein MISRLVLAVFLAAPLSARGQTIQVPAFRLPPSNQLSDAARKVLDRMADATAQIAITGDVAKQREFYGQWNDDRLAEMRRHFRTVVRREKLGGVAVDTVEPADGVAPGNTMRVLVNVHGGAFMWGAGSGALVEAIPIAATMRVRVVTVDYRLAPEHRYPAATEDVTAVYRALLKRYRAENIGIYGCSAGGIITAQATAWIGKQGLPRPGAIGTFCGTGAAYSGDSPYLAPATAGNAPPAISTLPPTLPVSYMAGVPADDPIAYPLSSDAQIRAMPPTLLLAGSRDFAVSALTLAHRHLAAAGVPSELYIFDGLPHAFFMWPDMPDPTRRSRLSPASSTHISAVARVDRRGYALTLGIPRKSRLPIFTPCTRRIA; encoded by the coding sequence ATGATCAGTCGTTTGGTCTTGGCCGTATTCCTTGCGGCACCGCTATCGGCGCGAGGGCAGACGATTCAGGTTCCTGCATTCCGACTGCCGCCGTCCAACCAACTAAGCGACGCCGCCAGAAAGGTGCTGGACCGGATGGCAGACGCGACCGCGCAGATCGCAATTACGGGCGACGTCGCGAAACAGCGCGAATTCTATGGCCAGTGGAACGACGACCGTCTCGCCGAAATGCGTCGCCATTTCCGCACCGTGGTCCGCCGCGAGAAGCTGGGCGGTGTTGCGGTCGATACCGTCGAACCGGCGGACGGCGTTGCTCCCGGAAATACGATGCGGGTGTTGGTCAACGTCCACGGTGGCGCCTTCATGTGGGGCGCCGGCAGCGGCGCGCTGGTGGAAGCGATTCCGATCGCGGCGACGATGCGGGTGCGCGTCGTGACAGTGGACTATCGGCTGGCGCCGGAGCATCGCTACCCCGCCGCTACGGAAGACGTGACCGCAGTCTATCGCGCCCTGCTCAAGCGCTATCGAGCGGAGAATATCGGCATCTATGGCTGCTCGGCTGGCGGGATCATTACGGCGCAGGCGACCGCCTGGATCGGGAAGCAGGGACTGCCCCGGCCCGGCGCGATCGGGACGTTCTGCGGAACGGGGGCCGCCTATAGTGGCGACAGTCCATACCTTGCCCCGGCGACCGCCGGGAACGCGCCGCCCGCCATATCCACGCTGCCGCCCACACTGCCCGTCAGCTATATGGCCGGCGTTCCGGCGGACGACCCGATCGCCTATCCCCTGTCATCCGACGCGCAGATCCGCGCGATGCCACCGACATTATTGCTGGCTGGCAGCCGCGACTTTGCGGTCAGCGCCCTGACCCTCGCGCACCGCCATCTCGCCGCGGCGGGTGTCCCGAGCGAACTCTATATTTTCGACGGCCTGCCGCATGCGTTCTTCATGTGGCCCGACATGCCCGATCCGACGAGGCGTTCGCGATTATCGCCCGCTTCTTCGACGCACATCTCGGCCGTCGCCCGCGTTGATCGGCGCGGTTATGCCTTGACCCTGGGTATCCCGAGAAAGTCACGCTTGCCGATCTTCACACCCTGCACCCGGAGAATCGCATAG
- a CDS encoding DUF1993 domain-containing protein, with product MTFSLYDAVVPSNIQILGAIDALLDKAEKFCGEHDRAASDMIDARLAPDMLPFGYQVKSCAAHSMGGIEGAQAGQFFPDMKPWPTDFDGLHLAIRSAIESLKGLDREAVDALLDADTQFVFGETRLPFTGANFLLSFSQPNFYFHATTAYAILRVQGVKIGKRDFLGIPRVKA from the coding sequence ATGACGTTTTCTCTTTATGATGCCGTGGTGCCGTCGAACATCCAGATACTGGGGGCGATCGATGCCTTGCTCGACAAGGCCGAGAAATTCTGTGGCGAGCATGATCGGGCCGCATCCGATATGATCGACGCGCGGCTGGCGCCCGATATGCTTCCGTTCGGGTATCAGGTGAAATCCTGTGCCGCCCACTCGATGGGCGGAATCGAGGGCGCGCAGGCGGGCCAATTCTTTCCGGACATGAAGCCGTGGCCGACCGACTTTGACGGCCTGCATCTGGCGATCCGGTCCGCGATCGAAAGCTTGAAAGGGCTAGACCGCGAGGCGGTCGACGCGTTGCTTGACGCGGATACGCAGTTCGTCTTCGGCGAGACGCGGCTGCCCTTTACCGGCGCCAACTTCCTGCTCTCTTTCTCTCAGCCCAACTTCTATTTTCACGCGACGACTGCCTATGCGATTCTCCGGGTGCAGGGTGTGAAGATCGGCAAGCGTGACTTTCTCGGGATACCCAGGGTCAAGGCATAA